A part of Ptychodera flava strain L36383 chromosome 11, AS_Pfla_20210202, whole genome shotgun sequence genomic DNA contains:
- the LOC139144490 gene encoding piggyBac transposable element-derived protein 4-like, giving the protein MCELAIDEGVIPYRGHTKNVLYNPAKPHKYGMRVYTLSESATGYVFNDEVHQPVADNCHHPLDPDAADHPRVFRGNRPGKIVSRLIRPYYELGHHVIMDSYYTSAPLFDHLYVHNIAATGTCSMYTLGLPDEVKNAENYDPQVVPPDADDEERWPSGSFSVFQDGAMTVCAWKDTKMVNFMSTAVSARRPNRALVRRRCKDKRTGAFERLEVLCPIVAVMYNQYFRGVDLTDQQLAYYTPGRSSPRWHRAVFTTS; this is encoded by the coding sequence ATGTGCGAACTGGCAATCGACGAAGGAGTCATCCCCTACCGGGGCCACACAAAGAATGTTCTCTACAATCCAGCAAAACCGCACAAATATGGAATGAGAGTTTACACTCTCAGTGAGTCCGCCACGGGTTACGTTTTCAACGACGAAGTCCATCAACCTGTCGCTGATAACTGTCATCACCCGCTTGATCCCGATGCTGCAGACCACCCCCGAGTTTTCAGAGGAAATAGACCTGGGAAAATTGTTTCCCGGCTGATTCGACCTTACTATGAGTTAGGACATcatgtcattatggactcatattACACTTCTGCCCCGTTGTTTGACCATCTCTACGTGCATAATATTGCTGCCACGGGAACCTGCAGTATGTACACCTTAGGCTTACCCGATGAAGTAAAGAATGCCGAAAACTATGATCCACAAGTCGTACCGCCTGATGCTGACGACGAAGAGCGATGGCCAAGTGGTAGTTTCTCGGTATTTCAAGACGGCGCAATGACAGTATGTGCctggaaagacacaaaaatggtgaacTTTATGAGTACGGCAGTCTCTGCACGGAGACCGAATCGAGCGCTAGTGAGGCGCcgatgtaaagataaaagaaccgGTGCTTTTGAACGACTTGAAGTACTATGCCCGATCGTTGCTGTAATGTACAATCAGTACTTCAGAGGTGTTGACTTGACCGATCAACAGCTGGCTTACTACACGCCAGGTCGATCATCGCCACGGTGGCACAGAGCTGTGTTTACCACGAGCTGA
- the LOC139144491 gene encoding tigger transposable element-derived protein 2-like, which translates to MATSSVKRKRHVLDLDTKLSIIDRLESGESATKLSREFGVGKSTITDIKKSKAKLRDFASKMDTDVGLKRKIMKTANDETLEKSVFTWFTQERSRGTPIAGQIITEKAKWFDEQLHGEQSQFKASIAWLKNFKQRQDICPERK; encoded by the coding sequence ATGGCTACGTCATCAGTGAAACGTAAGCGTCACGTGCTTGACCTCGACACCAAGTTATCCATCATCGATCGTCTTGAAAGCGGTGAAAGTGCAACCAAACTTTCGCGTGAGTTTGGTGTTGGTAAATCGACCATTACCGACATCAAGAAAAGTAAAGCAAAGTTACGTGACTTTGCCAGCAAGATGGACACCGACGTCGGCCTCAAACGGAAGATCATGAAGACCGCGAACGACGAAACCCTCGAGAAGTCCGTCTTCACGTGGTTCACCCAGGAGCGAAGTAGAGGCACCCCGATAGCTGGGCAAATCATCACAGAAAAGGCAAAGTGGTTTGACGAACAGTTACATGGTGAGCAGTCACAGTTCAAGGCTAGCATAGcatggttgaaaaatttcaaGCAGAGGCAAGATATCTGTCCAGAACGAAAGTGA